A window of the Dongshaea marina genome harbors these coding sequences:
- a CDS encoding DUF7919 family protein: MKYPELSPSDDKLLVGWLDNKNDYQTGSTPIGLLDIIFDLCKTSRYEVFRSMTPCQICYSTMESIREATFSGCGIEKYAVHSKSGERILLGSSTIIFQFEDRKYVAPDLIWHYISEHNYLPPKEFINAVYEKKKSKWSKIKGLFIRT, encoded by the coding sequence ATGAAATATCCAGAACTATCCCCATCTGATGATAAGTTATTAGTCGGTTGGCTTGACAATAAAAATGATTATCAAACAGGAAGTACTCCTATTGGATTGCTTGATATTATTTTCGACCTATGCAAAACAAGTAGATATGAGGTCTTTCGTAGTATGACACCATGTCAAATTTGCTATTCTACAATGGAGTCTATACGAGAGGCGACATTTAGTGGCTGTGGAATAGAAAAATATGCAGTCCATAGTAAAAGTGGCGAGAGGATTCTACTAGGTAGCTCAACTATAATCTTTCAGTTTGAAGATAGAAAATATGTTGCTCCAGACCTGATCTGGCACTATATATCAGAACATAATTATCTACCGCCTAAAGAGTTTATTAATGCAGTTTATGAGAAGAAGAAAAGTAAATGGAGTAAAATAAAAGGGTTGTTTATTAGAACTTAG
- the istA gene encoding IS21 family transposase has translation MPTVHITMRKLKEILRLKYQGGLSHRQIASSLSVSPSTVSNYCKRAQQMGLCQWPLPAEWDEERLRREFLETRITVRQTPPLPDWAVAHQELRRKGMTLQLLWEEYAERHPKNHYSYNHYCMRYREWRKCQSPSMRQSHKAGEKLFVDYCGPTVPIVDPRTGEERRAQIFVAVMGASSYTYADATLSQGLEDWVMSHKRAFEFLGGVPEMIVPDNLKSGVSRACRYEPDLNPTYQQLAAHYGVAVLPARPYKPKDKAKAEVGVQIVERWILAKLRHETFFSLAQLNQRIGALLTELNNRPFKKLPGSRKSQFELLDKPVLKSLPQNPYQFTRVKAVRVHIDYHIELDKHYYSVPYTLLKRKLEAHICDNLVRIYHGGRCVATHPRSYQQGGQTTHPDHMPVAHQKQMQWTPGRFLNWAQEIGPSTLAVIKQLLYRKSHPELGYRASLGILNLEKRYGRPRLEAACQRADRTGVYYQKGIRSILEKGLDGQPLPETQPDRLAELTHLNIRGSGYYH, from the coding sequence ATGCCAACGGTGCATATCACCATGCGAAAACTCAAAGAGATCCTCAGACTCAAGTACCAAGGCGGCCTGAGTCACCGCCAGATCGCAAGCAGCCTGTCTGTGTCTCCGTCGACTGTGTCCAATTACTGCAAAAGGGCCCAACAGATGGGGCTATGCCAATGGCCTCTGCCTGCTGAGTGGGATGAAGAGCGGCTGCGCCGTGAGTTCCTTGAGACCCGGATCACGGTTCGTCAGACACCTCCTCTGCCGGATTGGGCCGTGGCCCATCAGGAGCTCAGACGCAAAGGGATGACGCTACAACTCCTGTGGGAGGAGTATGCTGAGCGACATCCCAAGAACCACTACAGCTATAACCATTACTGCATGCGTTATCGTGAGTGGCGTAAATGCCAGTCTCCCTCAATGCGTCAGAGCCATAAAGCCGGTGAAAAACTGTTTGTTGATTACTGCGGTCCAACCGTGCCCATCGTGGATCCGAGGACTGGGGAGGAGCGTCGGGCTCAGATCTTTGTCGCTGTGATGGGTGCATCCAGCTACACCTACGCCGATGCAACCTTGAGTCAGGGGCTGGAAGACTGGGTGATGAGCCATAAACGGGCCTTCGAATTTCTGGGGGGAGTACCAGAGATGATCGTTCCGGATAATCTCAAAAGCGGAGTCAGTAGAGCGTGTCGCTACGAGCCAGATCTCAATCCTACCTATCAGCAGCTGGCTGCACACTATGGTGTTGCAGTGCTTCCTGCCCGTCCTTACAAGCCCAAAGATAAAGCCAAGGCTGAGGTGGGCGTGCAGATCGTTGAGCGCTGGATCCTGGCAAAACTGCGCCATGAGACCTTCTTCAGTCTGGCTCAGCTAAACCAGCGGATCGGGGCTCTGCTCACCGAGTTGAACAATCGCCCGTTCAAGAAGCTGCCGGGAAGCCGTAAATCACAGTTTGAATTGCTAGACAAACCGGTGCTCAAATCGCTGCCTCAAAACCCCTATCAGTTCACCCGGGTGAAGGCGGTTCGGGTTCATATCGACTATCACATCGAGCTCGACAAGCACTACTACTCGGTTCCCTATACCCTGCTCAAACGCAAGCTTGAAGCGCATATCTGCGACAACCTGGTACGGATCTATCATGGTGGTCGCTGTGTCGCGACACATCCACGCAGCTATCAGCAGGGAGGGCAAACCACCCACCCCGATCATATGCCGGTCGCACACCAAAAGCAGATGCAATGGACCCCGGGACGCTTTCTGAACTGGGCTCAGGAGATAGGCCCCTCCACGCTTGCGGTGATCAAACAGCTGCTCTACCGAAAGTCCCACCCGGAGCTTGGATATCGGGCCAGCCTTGGGATCCTCAACCTGGAAAAGCGATATGGACGCCCCCGCTTAGAAGCGGCCTGCCAGCGAGCAGACCGAACGGGCGTTTACTATCAGAAAGGGATCCGCTCCATCCTGGAAAAGGGGCTGGATGGCCAGCCACTGCCCGAAACTCAGCCGGATCGTCTGGCGGAGCTCACTCACCTCAATATCCGTGGCTCAGGCTACTATCACTAA
- a CDS encoding DUF1349 domain-containing protein has protein sequence MDITDFEWLNPPQTWSVENNKLTVETDLNTDFWRETHYGFTRHSGHLFGCEVEGDFTFEVCVQGEFEELYDQAGLMIHSDDQNWCKAGLEFSDGQPLMSSVLTHQQSDWATGPFNGDPGRFWMRATVENNVLRLQYSTDGKHWPLLRLCPIAPASKRLVGAMCCTPERGGLKIVFSEFRLSKPLGKALHDLS, from the coding sequence ATGGATATCACAGACTTTGAGTGGCTTAACCCACCACAGACATGGTCGGTGGAGAATAACAAGCTCACCGTTGAAACCGATCTGAATACCGACTTTTGGCGTGAAACTCACTACGGTTTCACCCGTCACAGTGGACACCTCTTCGGCTGTGAAGTTGAAGGTGATTTTACCTTTGAAGTTTGTGTTCAGGGTGAGTTCGAGGAACTCTATGATCAGGCGGGTCTGATGATCCATAGCGATGATCAAAATTGGTGTAAGGCGGGTCTTGAGTTCTCCGATGGCCAGCCCCTGATGAGCAGCGTGCTGACCCACCAGCAATCAGACTGGGCCACCGGACCATTTAACGGTGATCCGGGCCGATTCTGGATGCGGGCGACCGTTGAGAACAATGTTCTGCGCTTACAGTATTCCACAGATGGAAAGCACTGGCCGCTGCTGCGCCTTTGCCCCATTGCCCCGGCCTCAAAGCGACTGGTAGGTGCCATGTGCTGCACCCCTGAACGCGGTGGTCTGAAGATCGTATTCAGCGAATTTCGTTTGAGCAAACCTCTGGGTAAGGCGCTACACGATCTCAGCTAA
- a CDS encoding HAD family hydrolase: MKHTVIFDIDGVIVDSEQLHFDVLKELAPEQTQGVVPEDLIGLSLEETLTQIGVPVEKRSELTDSIVDVYKKSLAPEYLRPGSKALIEALIAQQVPFGFVSTAPRDICLANIATLELDLDPILISGDDVERTKPYPDPYLAMLERLGADGETTIVIEDTDLGIKAATTAGIHNVFGWPHALSGTESYELATRVIKDLSEIPHFDALSIAA; this comes from the coding sequence GTGAAACATACCGTCATCTTTGATATCGATGGAGTCATAGTCGATAGTGAGCAGCTGCACTTTGATGTTCTCAAAGAGCTCGCACCTGAACAGACACAGGGCGTGGTTCCGGAAGATCTGATCGGACTGAGCCTGGAGGAAACCCTTACACAGATAGGAGTTCCGGTAGAAAAGCGCTCAGAGCTCACCGACTCCATTGTGGATGTTTATAAAAAGAGTCTGGCTCCCGAATACCTTCGTCCCGGCTCTAAGGCATTGATCGAAGCATTGATTGCCCAGCAGGTCCCCTTTGGCTTTGTTTCTACTGCGCCAAGAGATATCTGCCTGGCAAATATCGCCACACTTGAGCTGGATCTGGATCCTATCCTGATCTCTGGTGATGATGTCGAGCGCACCAAGCCCTACCCGGATCCCTACCTGGCGATGCTGGAGCGTCTCGGCGCAGATGGTGAAACCACCATAGTCATCGAAGACACAGATCTGGGGATCAAGGCCGCCACAACTGCGGGCATTCACAATGTCTTTGGCTGGCCTCACGCCCTCTCTGGCACCGAAAGCTATGAGCTTGCAACCCGGGTCATCAAAGATCTCAGTGAGATCCCTCACTTTGATGCGCTGAGCATCGCAGCTTAA
- a CDS encoding YgiW/YdeI family stress tolerance OB fold protein encodes MRYKTMIGLLALCLSTGASAASQGGFSDGDHSQGGFKGPSEMMATVASAKEMRDDHHVILEGHISKQINEEHYLFEDKTGNIIVEIDHHKWRGQTVTPKDMVRLSGEVDKDWNSVQVEVDKVQLLK; translated from the coding sequence ATGAGATACAAAACAATGATAGGGCTGCTCGCTCTTTGCCTGTCAACGGGAGCCTCTGCTGCTTCACAGGGCGGTTTTTCAGATGGAGATCACAGCCAGGGAGGTTTCAAGGGACCATCCGAGATGATGGCAACGGTCGCCAGTGCCAAAGAGATGCGCGATGATCATCATGTGATCCTTGAAGGGCATATCAGCAAGCAGATCAATGAAGAGCATTATCTGTTTGAGGATAAGACAGGAAATATCATTGTGGAGATCGACCACCATAAGTGGCGTGGCCAGACGGTCACTCCCAAAGACATGGTGCGCCTGAGTGGTGAGGTGGATAAAGACTGGAACTCAGTTCAGGTCGAAGTCGATAAGGTACAACTTCTCAAGTGA
- a CDS encoding ATP-binding protein yields the protein MVDNEISKASQDKSGVLIQDNSPLEQNVGGSTTPWKILVVDDEKDIHTLTQMVIRKRQFLGKDVELLDAYSGAQARQMMEEHDDIALVLLDVVMESDHEGLDVVRYIRDTLGNHDTRIVLRTGQAGLVPELQTVVGYDINDYKDKTELDMQKLQVTVYTALRNYRDIKIIEVANRQLQEMNQTLEKRVEERTTELKQALETTRKTQKQLIESEKMASLGVLSAGVAHEINNPLSFIKSNLNTLSNYHHLLSDFIRRCYHDRAQGQCPQWLEDKLSDLEQQDIQYILEDLEPLMTESLDGVERVKNIVDGLKSFCHQDEGINESIDLNQLIESTLKVAEGELRAHGTITTEFKSIPEIMGHRGQLAQVILNLLLNAAHAIDKGGEIQVRTHSTQGEVMVEIKDNGHGIEPELMDKLFTPFFTTRQVGEGTGLGLSISHGIIRAHGGEIKVSSEPGKGTCFSLHLPLEQG from the coding sequence ATGGTTGATAACGAAATTTCGAAGGCTTCTCAAGATAAATCAGGTGTACTGATTCAGGACAACTCCCCCCTCGAGCAGAATGTGGGAGGCTCTACAACGCCCTGGAAAATTCTGGTGGTCGATGATGAAAAAGATATTCACACCTTGACTCAGATGGTGATCCGCAAGCGGCAGTTTTTGGGGAAAGATGTCGAGTTGTTGGATGCTTACTCGGGGGCACAAGCTCGTCAAATGATGGAAGAGCATGATGATATCGCCCTGGTTCTGCTGGATGTGGTCATGGAGTCTGATCACGAGGGGTTGGATGTGGTGCGTTATATTCGCGATACCCTGGGCAATCACGATACCCGCATTGTGCTTCGAACCGGTCAGGCGGGACTGGTTCCTGAGCTGCAGACGGTGGTTGGCTATGATATTAACGATTATAAGGATAAAACTGAGCTGGATATGCAAAAGCTGCAGGTGACGGTCTACACCGCGCTTCGGAATTATCGGGATATCAAGATCATTGAAGTTGCGAACCGGCAGTTGCAAGAGATGAATCAGACTCTGGAGAAGCGGGTCGAAGAGCGTACTACTGAGTTAAAACAAGCCCTGGAAACCACTCGTAAAACCCAGAAGCAGCTGATTGAATCGGAGAAGATGGCAAGTCTGGGCGTTCTCTCTGCCGGGGTTGCCCATGAGATCAACAATCCCCTGAGTTTTATTAAGAGTAACCTCAATACTCTTAGTAACTACCATCATCTGCTCTCGGATTTCATTCGTCGGTGCTACCACGACCGAGCTCAGGGGCAGTGTCCCCAGTGGCTGGAAGATAAACTTAGCGATCTTGAGCAACAGGATATTCAATACATACTTGAGGATCTTGAACCCCTGATGACTGAGTCTCTCGATGGTGTCGAGCGGGTCAAGAATATCGTCGACGGATTAAAAAGCTTCTGCCATCAGGACGAGGGGATTAATGAATCCATAGATCTCAATCAGCTGATCGAATCGACTTTAAAGGTTGCTGAGGGAGAGCTTCGAGCCCATGGCACCATCACAACCGAGTTTAAATCGATCCCTGAAATAATGGGTCACCGTGGGCAGTTGGCCCAGGTGATCCTGAACCTCTTGCTCAATGCCGCCCATGCGATTGATAAGGGCGGAGAGATCCAGGTTCGCACTCATAGTACCCAGGGTGAAGTGATGGTTGAGATCAAGGACAATGGTCATGGTATTGAGCCGGAATTGATGGATAAACTCTTTACTCCCTTCTTTACCACCAGGCAGGTTGGTGAGGGAACAGGGCTTGGCCTATCTATCAGTCATGGGATCATCCGGGCACATGGTGGTGAGATTAAGGTTTCCAGCGAGCCGGGCAAGGGAACATGCTTTAGTCTACATCTGCCTCTGGAGCAGGGATAG
- a CDS encoding NirD/YgiW/YdeI family stress tolerance protein, producing MKRTAWMLLLGAGLSFCAIASSPGGFKGPREQDTSFIQAWSRPITLQGHIQKQLGDSRYIFAADHGRFLVDIPKSLWKGHWITTSETIRLTGREIINWSSVEIQAESLEFISTRAKV from the coding sequence ATGAAAAGAACAGCATGGATGTTGCTGCTGGGGGCGGGTTTATCTTTCTGCGCGATTGCGTCATCTCCGGGTGGTTTTAAAGGGCCAAGGGAGCAGGATACCAGCTTTATTCAGGCCTGGAGCCGGCCAATAACCCTGCAGGGACATATCCAAAAACAGCTTGGCGATTCTCGCTATATATTTGCTGCAGATCATGGGCGCTTTCTGGTGGATATCCCAAAGAGTTTATGGAAAGGGCACTGGATCACGACCAGTGAAACCATTCGCTTGACAGGCCGGGAGATCATCAATTGGTCATCGGTAGAGATCCAGGCCGAATCTCTTGAATTTATATCAACCCGGGCAAAAGTTTGA
- a CDS encoding zinc-dependent alcohol dehydrogenase: MKALKFNDVWDVRNIQVPELECIDADDVIVAVEVCGLCGTDVGIITGDYPVAIQGTTLGHESSGTVVKVGQAVTRFKAGDRVVINPTYSCGQCRMCQTGNENHCERKNGTEAGVSYDGTFADQYRAKESSLIHLDDHVSFEEGALTEPLSCTITGVDKLNITHTNIRACVIGAGTMGMLYLWSLHLRGVKAFMVEKNEHRYQFSLNALPEGTRVYRDFSEAMREEYGSDEEKLDLCVDTTGYLAETVFDRLAPGGKLLNVALKDSYAKLDILKIADKSLSVIGSIDSLNNSFERAYATIRDGQIPVGKLVSHTFEFEDYEQAFTMVGCNIQGKTQQPITEPNCKVLLKIPANA, translated from the coding sequence ATGAAGGCTCTAAAATTTAATGATGTTTGGGATGTTCGCAATATCCAGGTTCCCGAGCTTGAATGTATCGATGCCGATGATGTGATCGTCGCCGTTGAGGTCTGTGGATTATGTGGCACCGATGTCGGGATCATCACGGGTGATTACCCGGTAGCTATCCAGGGAACGACCCTGGGTCACGAGTCTTCAGGGACTGTTGTTAAGGTCGGCCAGGCAGTGACTCGGTTCAAGGCTGGCGATCGCGTGGTGATCAACCCGACTTACTCCTGTGGCCAGTGCCGCATGTGCCAGACCGGTAATGAAAATCACTGTGAGCGTAAGAATGGCACCGAAGCCGGTGTCTCTTACGATGGAACATTTGCCGATCAATACCGGGCCAAAGAGAGCTCTCTGATCCACCTTGACGATCATGTAAGTTTTGAAGAGGGTGCCCTCACTGAGCCTTTGAGCTGCACCATCACAGGGGTTGATAAACTCAACATCACTCACACGAACATCCGTGCCTGTGTTATCGGAGCCGGCACCATGGGAATGCTCTACCTGTGGAGCCTTCATCTGCGCGGTGTTAAGGCCTTCATGGTTGAGAAAAATGAACACCGCTATCAGTTCTCTTTGAACGCACTGCCCGAGGGAACCCGGGTCTACCGCGACTTTAGCGAGGCGATGCGTGAAGAGTATGGTAGTGATGAGGAGAAGCTCGATCTGTGTGTGGATACCACAGGTTATCTGGCGGAAACCGTATTTGATCGCCTGGCTCCGGGTGGCAAGCTGCTCAACGTGGCACTTAAAGACTCCTATGCCAAGCTCGATATCCTGAAGATCGCCGATAAGAGCCTGTCGGTCATCGGCTCTATCGACTCGCTCAACAACAGTTTCGAGCGTGCCTATGCCACGATCCGCGACGGCCAGATCCCGGTCGGCAAGCTGGTGAGCCACACCTTTGAGTTTGAAGACTATGAGCAGGCATTCACCATGGTTGGCTGTAACATCCAGGGTAAAACCCAGCAACCAATTACCGAGCCGAACTGTAAAGTTCTGCTTAAGATTCCGGCGAACGCATAG
- the istB gene encoding IS21-like element helper ATPase IstB, producing MTEQLKQQLRELKLSGIRDALERQHQQPGHYQELGFEERLSLLLEQELTDRSQRRIERLIKQARFRLQANLEQLDYRSDRGLHRAQIRSLAEGYWLSLGQTLILTGATGCGKTYLACALGHHFCLQGLGVRYFRFKELLEQLQLAQADGSYRKLMVQLRNTPLLILDDWGLESLNALQRSDLLELIDARHGHGATLIGSQLPLEHWHTMIGESTHADAILDRLVHGAIRVELCGESMRKITAELTDADHSG from the coding sequence ATGACAGAACAACTCAAACAGCAACTTCGGGAGCTGAAACTAAGTGGTATCCGGGATGCCCTGGAAAGGCAACATCAGCAACCCGGGCACTACCAGGAACTCGGGTTCGAAGAGCGACTCAGCCTGCTGCTGGAGCAGGAGCTGACGGATCGGTCTCAGCGGCGGATCGAGCGCCTTATCAAGCAGGCCCGATTCCGGCTGCAGGCAAATCTGGAGCAACTGGATTATCGAAGTGATCGCGGCTTGCATAGAGCCCAGATCCGCTCACTGGCAGAGGGATACTGGCTTAGCCTGGGGCAGACTCTGATCCTGACCGGGGCGACCGGGTGCGGGAAAACCTATCTGGCCTGCGCCCTGGGCCATCACTTCTGTCTGCAGGGACTCGGGGTTCGCTACTTCCGGTTTAAAGAGCTGCTGGAGCAACTGCAGCTGGCTCAGGCTGATGGCAGCTATCGAAAGCTGATGGTTCAGTTGAGAAACACGCCGCTTCTGATCCTCGATGACTGGGGACTGGAGTCGCTGAATGCGCTTCAGCGTAGCGATCTACTGGAGTTAATCGATGCTCGCCATGGTCACGGAGCCACACTGATCGGCAGCCAGCTTCCGCTGGAGCACTGGCACACAATGATCGGTGAATCAACCCATGCGGATGCGATCCTGGATCGTCTGGTTCATGGAGCGATCCGTGTAGAATTATGCGGAGAATCGATGAGAAAAATCACCGCAGAGTTGACGGATGCCGATCACTCAGGGTAA
- a CDS encoding class-III pyridoxal-phosphate-dependent aminotransferase has product MNNATDMFENLIGQYKGDGPYLHDGERKLIDAASGTFNLPLGYTNQRVADKLKQQIDRCTHLSSAYTKPISDHILTRLKKHLPENIDRIWLRDVSGSGAVEGAIRMAQKYTGRSGVISLFKSHHGQSLATAKISGNAFRLQNFTSSIDGSIKIPTPASELCNKESSVQSINSITDLEDFINFGSCGNIACIILEPVLGNGGNIVLPVEFYRQVRKICSKYGIVVIADEVQTGFGRTGTFFASTGYAKALKPDIIVFAKGAGGLGIPTGGILMRSALDCLESFEHSSTSGANPLSLTALNETISVIEEDNLLQHVQDNEIHLKNGLLALQEQHELVTNVRGLGYMFGFDVPSAQIAGMAIEIAGKHGLIIRGSRYGKGRAIKVRPPLTCTKAHIDEIMNKLELTFVELAKTLDTLQEVA; this is encoded by the coding sequence ATGAACAATGCAACTGATATGTTTGAGAATCTTATTGGGCAATATAAAGGTGATGGCCCCTATCTCCATGATGGTGAGCGCAAATTAATTGATGCAGCCTCTGGTACCTTTAACTTACCACTAGGCTATACCAACCAGAGAGTTGCCGATAAACTCAAGCAGCAGATCGATCGCTGTACTCATTTAAGTTCAGCCTATACAAAACCTATTTCGGATCATATCCTGACCCGCCTCAAGAAACACCTTCCTGAAAATATCGATCGTATCTGGCTACGTGATGTTTCCGGCTCCGGAGCCGTCGAGGGTGCAATTCGAATGGCCCAAAAATATACCGGTCGTTCTGGTGTAATCTCTTTATTTAAATCACATCATGGTCAATCTCTGGCAACTGCTAAGATCTCAGGTAATGCTTTCAGATTGCAAAACTTTACCAGCAGCATTGATGGTTCTATTAAGATCCCAACGCCTGCCAGTGAGCTGTGTAACAAAGAAAGCAGCGTTCAATCCATCAATAGCATCACCGATCTGGAAGATTTCATTAACTTTGGTTCCTGCGGCAATATCGCCTGTATCATTCTTGAGCCGGTCCTTGGAAATGGCGGAAACATCGTATTGCCGGTTGAATTCTATCGTCAGGTTCGCAAGATCTGTAGTAAATACGGCATTGTCGTGATTGCCGATGAGGTTCAGACCGGCTTTGGTCGTACCGGTACCTTCTTTGCCAGTACAGGTTATGCAAAGGCTCTTAAGCCCGACATCATCGTATTTGCCAAGGGTGCCGGCGGTCTTGGGATCCCAACCGGAGGGATCCTGATGAGAAGTGCTTTAGATTGTCTTGAGTCCTTTGAGCACTCCAGTACATCCGGAGCAAACCCCCTGTCTCTGACCGCACTCAATGAAACCATCTCGGTCATAGAAGAAGACAACCTTCTGCAGCATGTTCAGGATAATGAAATTCACCTCAAGAATGGCCTGCTTGCCCTGCAAGAGCAGCATGAGTTGGTGACCAATGTTCGCGGACTGGGGTATATGTTTGGCTTTGATGTCCCTAGCGCGCAGATAGCAGGCATGGCCATTGAGATTGCAGGCAAGCACGGACTAATCATTCGCGGCTCCCGCTATGGTAAAGGGCGCGCAATCAAGGTACGTCCACCACTGACCTGTACCAAGGCACACATTGACGAAATCATGAATAAACTGGAGCTCACCTTTGTTGAGCTGGCGAAGACTCTGGATACCCTGCAGGAGGTTGCGTAA
- a CDS encoding MFS transporter, which yields MELTDTQASRAIGRSIMATRIAFFVAGFALASWAPLIPLAKERLMVDNGTMGMILLAFGIGSFLMMPLSGSLASRYGCKLVFILATLVALVMLPTLVTLDTPLALAIALFLFGAGIGAMDVVVNIQAVLVEKQAQKPIMSSFHALFSIGGIAGAGLVSLLLIGHLTPLITVLLIVVIVATLLALASGGLLNYSESDDSPLFVVPRGIVILLGILCFVAYIMEGSMLDWSGILLTSHNIIAANHAGFGYTIFACAMTIGRLLGDRIIAKFGRLRVFVCSSLIATAGFAVVVSGAQLTNMLSGFFLIGIGLANIVPILFTASGQQKVMPSALAVASVSTIGYSGILMGPALIGGIAHLTSLKVAFILVALVSLSIPLCSSLLQLGRSD from the coding sequence ATGGAACTCACAGACACTCAAGCTTCCAGGGCGATTGGACGCTCAATTATGGCGACCCGGATCGCTTTTTTTGTAGCAGGATTTGCTTTGGCAAGCTGGGCGCCTCTCATCCCATTAGCAAAAGAGCGCCTCATGGTCGATAACGGCACCATGGGGATGATCCTGCTCGCCTTTGGGATCGGTTCATTTCTGATGATGCCGCTATCAGGATCCCTTGCTTCGCGCTACGGTTGCAAGCTGGTCTTTATTCTGGCGACCCTGGTTGCCCTGGTGATGTTACCCACCCTGGTGACTCTCGATACTCCCCTGGCATTAGCCATTGCCCTGTTTTTATTCGGAGCCGGGATTGGAGCCATGGATGTTGTGGTCAATATTCAGGCTGTCCTGGTTGAAAAGCAGGCGCAAAAGCCGATCATGTCGAGCTTTCATGCCCTGTTTAGTATCGGTGGGATCGCTGGAGCCGGGCTGGTGAGCCTGCTGCTGATCGGACACCTGACTCCTCTGATCACTGTCCTGTTGATCGTGGTGATCGTGGCAACCCTGTTGGCCCTGGCCTCGGGAGGATTGCTCAATTACAGTGAATCCGATGACTCCCCCCTGTTTGTGGTTCCGAGAGGAATCGTGATCCTGTTGGGAATCCTGTGTTTTGTGGCCTATATCATGGAAGGCTCCATGTTGGATTGGAGCGGTATCCTGCTGACCAGTCACAACATCATAGCCGCCAACCATGCTGGCTTTGGTTATACCATTTTTGCCTGTGCCATGACCATCGGCCGCTTGCTCGGTGACCGGATCATTGCCAAATTTGGACGCTTACGCGTATTTGTCTGTAGTAGTCTCATCGCCACCGCTGGATTTGCTGTGGTTGTGAGTGGCGCCCAGCTTACCAATATGCTCAGTGGCTTTTTCCTGATCGGCATCGGTTTGGCCAACATAGTTCCCATCCTGTTCACCGCATCCGGACAGCAAAAAGTGATGCCAAGTGCATTGGCCGTTGCCTCTGTCTCGACCATCGGTTATTCAGGGATCCTGATGGGCCCGGCACTGATTGGCGGTATCGCCCACCTGACATCACTCAAGGTTGCCTTTATCCTGGTTGCCCTGGTGTCCCTGAGTATTCCTCTGTGCAGCTCATTGCTACAACTGGGCCGCTCAGATTAA
- a CDS encoding substrate-binding periplasmic protein, with protein MALRMICGFILFFSGLAVSQQGSQPLIVGVNAWPPWIIQKPTGDWHGIAIDTLRLIATCSEIPMQIRDLPNAKRMRQEWGTKINAEAAVSPSWRQDQKQSSVYTESIFSTQDIILARKGTLSLGRSPSDFYGQTLGIIRGYFYPEGFSDAISENKIAVSESSPDTLLPKLLRGRVKGIFINRDEASYLFNTIVLNPADEFHPVYLFKEVQLHIRLHKSKQDLLPRLNQAISQLKASGIIHNIKRYYTSQSKQQSYLELSKCPITLDSRA; from the coding sequence ATGGCACTCAGAATGATTTGTGGCTTCATACTCTTCTTTTCAGGACTTGCTGTTTCTCAACAAGGCAGCCAGCCTCTTATTGTTGGGGTAAACGCCTGGCCTCCCTGGATCATTCAAAAGCCCACCGGAGACTGGCACGGTATTGCGATCGACACCCTCAGACTCATTGCCACCTGCTCAGAGATCCCCATGCAGATCAGAGACCTGCCTAACGCAAAACGGATGCGCCAGGAATGGGGTACTAAGATCAACGCTGAGGCTGCGGTCTCACCAAGCTGGCGACAGGATCAAAAGCAAAGCTCTGTTTATACTGAGTCTATTTTCAGCACCCAAGACATCATTCTTGCCAGAAAAGGGACTCTTTCACTTGGCAGATCCCCCAGTGACTTTTATGGTCAAACACTCGGGATCATCCGGGGTTACTTTTACCCTGAGGGTTTCAGTGATGCTATCAGTGAAAACAAGATCGCTGTGAGTGAATCCTCCCCAGACACTCTGCTCCCAAAACTTCTGCGAGGGCGAGTCAAAGGCATCTTCATTAATCGAGATGAGGCCAGCTACCTATTTAACACCATCGTTCTAAATCCTGCAGATGAATTTCACCCGGTATATCTATTCAAAGAAGTTCAGCTGCATATCAGGCTACATAAATCCAAACAGGATTTGCTTCCCCGCCTCAACCAGGCGATATCTCAACTCAAAGCCTCCGGAATAATTCATAATATAAAGCGGTACTACACCAGCCAAAGCAAGCAGCAAAGTTATCTGGAACTGAGCAAGTGCCCAATAACATTAGATAGTAGAGCATAG